The following proteins are encoded in a genomic region of Arachis ipaensis cultivar K30076 chromosome B02, Araip1.1, whole genome shotgun sequence:
- the LOC107626831 gene encoding uncharacterized protein LOC107626831, with amino-acid sequence MLHAPLQSSLLFVSFLGFLILLSIIKIPCVRGESSTCLTVYRNGGAPAVFKSPKCPRWKLPEGEGKDDDSDYHRSRRSPPHATPRCQSAMLQGSRSSQEDRTLCVLDLRIPFPDADGIREVAVGIVAVFDGHNGAEASEMASKLLMEYFVLHTYFLLDAAFSVISKTRGTVHHQREHNRLNMMRRWKEILGWHELHFERFQNTFSANFDDSFHLEILKEALLRAIHDIDAKFSEEAFRNSLHSGSTAIIILMADDNILVANIGDSKAFLCSENFQSPREAKDLLLKQYRQKELDGSVAVWNREKYKLASSHGLTHFAVKELTSDHHPDRDDERIRVEAAGGQVINWGGVPRVNGQLAITRAIGDVFFKRYGVISVPEVTDWQPLTANDSYLVAASDGVFEKMSMQECAPSPSPSYSLADFIVNTAFRKGSMDNVAAVVVPLESAKVSANSLRRSYIEKRDADYPLLALQELASRSLANDVISDVMHLRHPHAVDTKFKRILVEVKHGDFGCFYLSENLDDLVDSKQPTKSTDWEDYLYGLPQPLPDTHQHSVNGPAYLYDNQNFCLQLGPTVNESKEQCINPEAFANFIGLLESIPLHDTGSHNGSSGYSMPESRYKLKKSFGRGSYGEVWLAFHWNCNEGINAAEMSNNDNNRNDSSNTNDFQDASTNYTLYILKRIMVERGSAVYLSGLREKYFGEIFLNASSSFEDLLSAEKPNCLLETSQFGFENTFSNKFWSKRSVYEEGLNHIARYVESFESRSNEIWLVFSFEGVSLSKLLYTVEDPYDTAEKEKTEQVKHVQILRPSKWWHWLKTTEEGQEEMRNLIWQLFLALKSCHDRNITHRDIKPENMVICFEDQETGRCLKDIPTKLNSFSTKMRVIDFGSGIDEFTLKHLYGSAGPSRAEQTYEYTPPEALLNATWYQGPTSSTLKYDMWSVGVVMLELVLGTPNVFQIDALTQTLLDQHLDGWNEGVKELAYRLRSFMELCILIPEISRSSSKKYHRANQAGVSPASWKCSEEFFSHQIKSRDPLKIGFSNIWALRLVRHLLQWDPEDRISVDEALQHPYFQSPPRG; translated from the exons ATGCTTCACGCTCCACTACAATCATCGCTTCTCTTTGTTTCCTTCTTAGGGTTTCTTATTCTTCTTTCCATAATCAAAATCCCTTGCGTTCGCGGAGAGTCTTCCACCTGCTTGACGGTTTACAGAAACGGCGGTGCTCCCGCGGTCTTTAAATCCCCGAAATGTCCCCGATGGAAGCTTCCCGAAGGCGAAGGCAAAGACGACGATTCCGATTACCACCGTAGTCGCCGCTCTCCGCCTCATGCGACGCCGCGTTGCCAGTCCGCCATGCTCCAGGGCAGCCGTTCCTCCCAGGAGGACCGCACTCTCTGCGTCCTCGATCTCCGGATTCCGTTTCCCG ATGCGGATGGGATCAGGGAGGTTGCGGTGGGAATCGTGGCAGTTTTTGACGGGCACAATGGTGCTGAAGCTAGTGAAATGGCGTCAAAGCTTCTGATGGAGTATTTTGTATTGCACACCTATTTTTTACTTGATGCAGCTTTTTCTGTTATATCAAAAACAAGGGGAACAGTGCATCACCAGAGAGAGCACAATCGTTTGAACATGATGCGTAGGTGGAAGGAGATTCTAGGTTGGCATGAGCTGCATTTTGAAAG GTTCCAAAATACATTTTCTGCAAATTTTGATGATTCTTTTCACTTGGAAATTTTGAAGGAAGCATTATTGAGAGCTATCCATGATATTGATGCAAAATTTTCTGAG GAAGCCTTCAGAAATAGTCTTCATTCAGGGTCTACGGCAATCATTATATTGATGGCAGATGATAACATTTTAGTTGCCAATATTGGAGATTCTAAGGCTTTCTTGTGCTCTGAAAATTTTCAGTCTCCTAGAGAGGCCAAAG ACTTATTACTGAAGCAATATAGGCAGAAAGAGCTTGATGGTTCTGTTGCTGTGTGGAATCGTGAAAAGTATAAGTTAGCTTCCTCCCATGGACTGACTCATTTTGCTGTAAAAGAATTGACCAGTGATCATCACCCAGACAGAGATGATGAAAGGATTCGGGTGGAAGCAGCTGGTGGTCAAGTTATAAATTGGGGGGGAGTGCCTCGTGTAAATGGCCAGCTGGCTATTACACGGGCAATTGGTGATGTATTCTTTAAAAG GTATGGTGTTATATCTGTGCCAGAAGTGACTGATTGGCAGCCTCTGACTGCCAATGATAGCTATTTAGTGGCTGCATCCGATGGTGTTTTTGAGAAGATGAGCATGCAGGAA TGTGCCccttcaccttcaccttcatATTCGTTAGCAGATTTCATTGTCAACACTGCCTTCAGAAAGGGCAGTATGGATAATGTGGCCGCCGTTGTTGTTCCTCTGGAATCTGCCAAAGTTTCTGCAAACTCGCTTAGGAGAAGCTATATTGAGAAGAGGGATGCTGATTATCCTCTGCTTGCACTGCAGGAACTTGCTTCAAGAAGTTTAG CTAATGACGTCATATCTGATGTAATGCACTTGAGGCATCCTCATGCGGTGGATACCAAGTTTAAGCGTATATTG gTTGAAGTGAAACATGGAGATTTTGGATGTTTTTATTTATCTGAAAATCTTGATGATCTTGTGGACTCTAAGCAGCCTACCAAAAGTACTGACTGGGAAGATTATTTATATGGACTACCTCAGCCCTTACCAGATACACATCAACATTCTG tAAATGGTCCAGCATATTTGTATGATAACCAAAACTTCTGCTTACAACTTGGTCCGACTGTTAATGAATCTAAAGAACAATGCATAAATCCTGAAgcatttgcaaattttattggtcTTCTTGAATCAATTCCTTTACATGATACTGGTTCACATAATGGATCCTCTGGTTATTCAATGCCTGAATCAAG GTACAAACTAAAGAAGAGTTTCGGTCGTGGATCATATGGTGAAGTATGGTTAGCTTTTCATTGGAATTGTAATGAAGGGATTAATGCTGCAGAAATGAGCAACAATGACAATAATAGAAATGACAGCTCAAACACCAATGATTTCCAGGATGCTTCCACTAACTATACTCTGTATATTTTGAAGCGTATAATG GTAGAGAGAGGGTCTGCTGTTTACTTAAGTGGCCTGAGGGAGAAATATTTTGGAGAAATTTTTTTAAATGCCTCCTCAAGCTTTGAAGATCTGCTATCAGCTGAAAAACCAAACTGTCTCTTGGAAACATCACAATTTGGGTTTGAGAATACATTTTCAAACAAATTTTGGTCGAAAAGATCTGTATATGAAGAAGGCTTGAACCATATTGCAAGATATGTGGAGTCTTTTGAATCTCGGTCCAATGAAATTTGGCTTGTATTCAGTTTTGAAGGCGTATCGTTGTCTAAACTTTTGTATACTGTGGAAGATCCATATGATACTGCTGAGAAAGAAAAGACTGAGCAAGTAAAACATGTCCAAATACTGCGTCCATCGAAGTGGTGGCATTGGTTGAAAACAACAGAAGAAGGGcaagaggaaatgcgcaaccttATCTGGCAGCTG TTTCTGGCGCTGAAATCTTGTCACGATCGCAATATTACACACAGGGACATTAAACCTG AAAATATGGTGATATGCTTTGAAGATCAGGAGACTGGAAGATGTTTGAAAGATATACCGACTAAACTAAATAGTTTCTCCACCAAAAT GCGTGTTATAGACTTTGGCAGTGGAATTGATGAATTCACATTGAAGCATTTATATGGTTCAGCTGGGCCTTCTAG GGCTGAACAAACTTATGAGTATACACCTCCTGAAGCTTTGCTAAATGCTACGTGGTATCAAGGCCCAACAAGCTCAACTTTGAA ATATGACATGTGGAGTGTTGGTGTTGTAATGTTAGAGTTGGTCTTAGGGACACCAAATGTTTTCCAGATCGATGCTTTAACACAAACTCTTTTGGACCAGCATCTTGACGGCTGGAATGAGGGTGTGAAGGAGCTGGCTTACAG ACTCAGATCATTCATGGAATTGTGTATCTTAATCCCTGAGATATCCAGAAGTTCCTCAAAAAAGTATCACAGAGCTAACCAG GCTGGCGTTTCACCTGCATCTTGGAAATGCTCGGAAGAATTCTTTTCTCATCAAATAAAGAGTCGAGATCCTCTTAAAATAGG TTTTTCAAATATCTGGGCTTTGCGGTTAGTGCGCCATCTGTTACAGTGGGACCCA GAGGACCGGATAAGCGTTGATGAGGCATTGCAGCATCCCTATTTCCAATCTCCCCCGAGAGGATGA